The following proteins are co-located in the Streptomyces sp. NBC_01198 genome:
- the yaaA gene encoding peroxide stress protein YaaA produces the protein MLVLLPPSEGKATAVRGRPVALDQLSMPGLGEARAAVLDELVGLCAADEDKAAEVLGLSPGLRGEVARNAGLRTAPAMPAGRVYTGVLYDALGLATLDAAARRRAGKSLLVFSGLWGAVRPADRIPAYRCSMAVRLPGLGGLAAYWKPHLDRVLPEAAGGGLVLDLRSSVYAGAWRPRGEVAARTATVRVLQVSVVDGVERRSVVSHFNKATKGRLVRALLTSGARPRTPAALASDLRDLGFAVEGDGARLDVLVHDL, from the coding sequence GTGCTCGTCCTGCTGCCGCCGTCCGAGGGGAAGGCCACCGCCGTACGCGGGCGGCCGGTCGCGCTCGACCAGCTGTCCATGCCGGGACTCGGCGAGGCGCGCGCGGCGGTCCTCGACGAGCTCGTCGGCCTGTGCGCCGCCGACGAGGACAAGGCGGCGGAGGTGCTCGGGCTCAGCCCCGGGCTGCGCGGCGAGGTCGCCAGGAACGCCGGGCTCCGCACCGCCCCCGCGATGCCCGCCGGGCGGGTCTACACCGGGGTCCTCTACGACGCGCTCGGCCTCGCCACGCTGGACGCCGCCGCCCGGCGGCGGGCCGGGAAGTCGCTGCTGGTCTTCTCCGGGCTGTGGGGTGCGGTACGCCCGGCCGACCGCATCCCGGCCTACCGGTGCTCGATGGCGGTACGCCTGCCGGGGCTCGGCGGGCTCGCCGCGTACTGGAAGCCGCACCTCGACCGGGTCCTGCCGGAGGCGGCGGGGGGCGGGCTGGTGCTCGACCTGCGCTCCTCGGTGTACGCCGGGGCCTGGCGGCCGCGGGGCGAGGTGGCCGCGCGTACGGCGACGGTGCGGGTGCTGCAGGTCAGCGTGGTCGACGGCGTCGAGCGGCGGAGTGTGGTGTCGCACTTCAACAAGGCCACGAAGGGTCGGCTGGTGCGGGCGCTGCTCACGTCCGGGGCCAGGCCCCGGACCCCTGCGGCCCTCGCGTCCGACCTCCGCGATCTCGGCTTCGCCGTGGAGGGGGACGGGGCGCGCCTCGACGTGCTGGTGCACGACCTCTAG
- a CDS encoding RNB domain-containing ribonuclease, which yields MPRRHLHVRAEDATALRAGLAALRTAPGVPGGFPPAALAEADAAARAPRMPPEDATGVPLFTVDPPGSQGPDRAMHLARTAGGYRVHYAVADLAAFVTHGGALDEEAHRRAVTLDFPDGRVPLYPPALGEGAAALLPGEERPALLWRLDLDRDGDLLATDVRRARIRSRARLDCATVQRAVDAGTAEEPVALLDAVGTRRAALEVARGGVSLDVPEQELTRTGGGYVLGYRSPLPADAWNAQIALLTGMAAAGLMLRSGTGVLRTLPAAPAASVARLRRVAHALGVRWPDGAPYASVVRALQPHRPRDAAFAQECAALLRGAGYTVFRDGDVPGHAVHAAVAAPYAHCTRASHRLVDRYTGELCLAAAAGTRPPGWVLDALDALPAEMAGGARRAAQAERAGLDLAEAALLADRAGEVFDAVVIDVEDAHPGAGTVQLGSPPIAAPVESAPGAPPLPLGRHLRVRLTEAGPARPGVLFTPA from the coding sequence ATGCCCCGCCGCCACCTGCACGTTCGGGCCGAAGACGCCACCGCGCTGCGGGCCGGGCTGGCCGCGCTGCGTACCGCCCCGGGGGTGCCAGGCGGCTTCCCGCCGGCGGCGCTGGCCGAGGCGGACGCGGCCGCCCGGGCGCCCCGGATGCCGCCGGAGGACGCGACGGGCGTACCGCTCTTCACCGTCGATCCGCCCGGCTCCCAGGGTCCGGACCGGGCGATGCACCTGGCCCGTACCGCCGGCGGCTACCGGGTCCATTACGCCGTCGCCGACCTCGCCGCCTTCGTCACCCACGGTGGCGCGCTGGACGAGGAGGCGCACCGCCGGGCGGTGACGCTGGACTTCCCGGACGGCCGGGTGCCGCTGTACCCGCCGGCGTTGGGGGAGGGCGCGGCGGCGCTGCTGCCGGGTGAGGAGCGGCCGGCGCTGCTGTGGCGGCTCGACCTCGACCGGGACGGCGACCTGCTCGCGACCGACGTCCGCCGTGCCCGGATCCGCAGCCGCGCCCGGCTGGACTGCGCGACGGTGCAGCGGGCCGTCGACGCCGGCACGGCCGAGGAGCCGGTCGCCCTGCTCGACGCCGTCGGCACCCGGCGCGCGGCTCTGGAGGTGGCGCGCGGCGGCGTCTCCCTCGACGTCCCCGAGCAGGAACTCACCCGGACCGGTGGCGGTTACGTCCTCGGCTACCGCAGCCCGCTGCCCGCCGACGCGTGGAACGCCCAGATCGCGCTGCTCACCGGCATGGCGGCGGCCGGGCTGATGCTGCGCTCGGGCACCGGCGTCCTGCGGACGCTGCCCGCCGCCCCCGCCGCCTCGGTGGCCCGGCTGCGCCGCGTCGCGCACGCGCTGGGCGTGCGGTGGCCGGACGGCGCCCCGTACGCCTCCGTCGTCCGCGCCCTCCAGCCGCACCGGCCCCGGGACGCCGCCTTCGCGCAGGAGTGCGCGGCGCTGCTGCGCGGCGCGGGATACACCGTCTTCCGCGACGGGGACGTCCCCGGCCACGCCGTGCACGCCGCCGTGGCGGCCCCGTACGCGCACTGCACCCGTGCGTCGCACCGCCTCGTCGACCGCTACACCGGCGAGCTGTGCCTGGCCGCGGCGGCGGGTACGCGGCCGCCCGGCTGGGTCCTCGACGCGCTCGACGCGCTGCCCGCCGAGATGGCCGGCGGCGCCCGGCGGGCCGCCCAGGCCGAACGCGCGGGCCTGGACCTGGCGGAGGCGGCCCTGCTGGCAGACCGGGCCGGCGAGGTCTTCGACGCCGTCGTCATCGACGTCGAGGACGCCCACCCGGGCGCCGGCACCGTCCAGCTGGGCAGCCCGCCGATCGCCGCACCCGTCGAGTCCGCCCCTGGCGCCCCGCCACTGCCGCTCGGCCGCCACCTGCGCGTCCGCCTCACCGAGGCCGGCCCGGCCCGCCCCGGCGTGCTCTTCACCCCGGCCTGA
- a CDS encoding DUF2254 family protein, with translation MRRAGGRGRTPLPRRRRLRAGLVQLLATLAGLGLGLLGPRISGGPAVPGRPVVDMLLALGVGVLGTVTVIFSLLFLVVQWAHTSFTPRLALFRDAPIVWRTFAFAIGLAVFCVTAALTVGGRAHVSVALPALAAVLLLVMLALLRVLQLRALGSIELAPVLHTITERGRAALDALYPPDGPAAGSAPTSAAAPPVATVSWPNPSAVLQEIDVERLLESAHAAGAVVVLCGPPGSTLRHGAAIAEVHGAALPDAVVLGALATGVEPTFDRDPVLAFRLLADIALRALSPAVNDPATAVQALDCLEDLLGGPAARRTHRAGPLRVAGPDGRVRLVVRRPEWEDFFRTGLDDVIAAANSPMVLARIRTLLERLAATAPAPGRSLPARRLTWVEAEFADRFPALWREAEAGRSGSG, from the coding sequence ATGAGGAGAGCCGGCGGCCGCGGGCGTACGCCGCTGCCGCGCAGACGGCGTCTGCGGGCCGGACTGGTCCAGCTGCTGGCCACGCTGGCGGGGCTGGGACTGGGGCTGCTCGGGCCGAGGATCTCCGGCGGACCCGCCGTTCCGGGCCGCCCGGTGGTCGACATGCTGCTGGCTCTGGGAGTCGGTGTCCTCGGTACGGTGACGGTGATCTTCTCGCTGCTGTTCCTGGTGGTGCAGTGGGCGCACACCAGCTTCACACCGCGTCTGGCGCTGTTCCGCGACGCGCCGATCGTGTGGCGGACGTTCGCCTTCGCCATCGGCCTCGCGGTCTTCTGCGTCACGGCGGCGCTGACCGTCGGCGGCCGCGCGCACGTGTCGGTGGCCCTGCCGGCGCTCGCCGCGGTCCTGCTCCTGGTGATGCTGGCCCTGCTGCGGGTCCTGCAGCTGCGCGCCCTCGGCTCGATCGAGCTGGCCCCGGTCCTGCACACGATCACCGAACGCGGCCGTGCGGCCCTCGACGCGCTCTACCCGCCGGACGGCCCCGCGGCGGGATCCGCGCCCACCTCGGCGGCGGCGCCGCCGGTCGCGACGGTCAGCTGGCCGAACCCGTCCGCGGTACTGCAGGAGATCGACGTGGAACGGCTGCTGGAGTCCGCGCACGCGGCCGGCGCGGTCGTCGTGCTGTGCGGCCCGCCCGGGTCCACGCTGCGCCACGGGGCGGCGATCGCCGAGGTGCACGGCGCCGCGCTGCCGGACGCCGTGGTGCTGGGCGCGCTGGCGACCGGGGTCGAGCCGACCTTCGACCGGGACCCGGTGCTCGCGTTCCGGCTGCTGGCCGACATCGCGCTCCGGGCACTGTCCCCGGCCGTCAACGACCCGGCCACCGCGGTACAGGCCCTGGACTGCCTGGAGGACCTGCTCGGCGGTCCCGCGGCGCGGCGCACCCACCGGGCGGGTCCGCTGCGGGTCGCGGGTCCTGACGGCCGGGTGCGGCTGGTGGTCCGGCGCCCCGAGTGGGAGGACTTCTTCCGCACCGGCCTTGACGACGTCATCGCCGCCGCGAACTCCCCGATGGTGCTGGCCCGGATCCGGACCCTGCTGGAGCGGCTGGCCGCGACGGCCCCCGCGCCGGGCCGGTCCCTGCCGGCCCGGCGGCTGACCTGGGTGGAGGCCGAGTTCGCCGACCGGTTTCCCGCGCTGTGGCGGGAAGCCGAGGCCGGGCGGAGCGGCAGCGGCTGA
- a CDS encoding SigB/SigF/SigG family RNA polymerase sigma factor — translation MDASAVSDPAAAPAAGADLPWVEDAGKIAPRDARELSRVFFDRLQTLEEGTPEYAYARNTLIEMNMSLVQFSARRFRGRGPEEMEDILQVGTIGLIKAIDRFDLSREVEFTTFAVPYIVGEMKRFFRDTSWAVHVPRRLQELRVELAKARDHLTAVLDTPPTVAELAAYLELTEDEVIEGLVASNGYTAGSIDLPVGDDGDSSAEAGRTYADTIGEWDPAMDLVENFQALAPLLKRLDARERLLLQMRFGQEMTQAEIGAELGYSQMHVSRLLSRIVAKLRAGMLTER, via the coding sequence ATGGACGCGTCCGCCGTCTCGGACCCGGCTGCGGCGCCCGCGGCGGGCGCCGATCTGCCGTGGGTGGAGGACGCGGGCAAGATCGCGCCCAGGGACGCCCGGGAGCTGTCGAGGGTGTTCTTCGACCGGCTGCAGACCCTCGAAGAGGGCACGCCGGAGTACGCGTACGCGCGCAACACCCTGATCGAGATGAACATGTCGCTGGTGCAGTTCAGCGCGCGCCGCTTCCGGGGGCGCGGCCCGGAGGAGATGGAGGACATCCTCCAGGTCGGCACCATCGGCCTGATCAAGGCCATCGACCGGTTCGACCTGAGCCGCGAGGTGGAGTTCACCACCTTCGCCGTCCCCTACATCGTCGGCGAGATGAAGCGGTTCTTCCGTGACACCTCCTGGGCCGTCCACGTGCCGCGCCGGCTCCAGGAGCTGCGCGTCGAGCTGGCCAAGGCCCGCGACCACCTCACTGCCGTACTGGACACCCCGCCCACCGTCGCCGAACTGGCCGCCTACCTCGAACTCACCGAGGACGAGGTCATCGAGGGCCTGGTCGCCTCCAACGGCTACACCGCGGGCTCCATCGACCTGCCGGTCGGCGACGACGGCGACAGCTCGGCGGAGGCCGGCCGTACGTACGCCGACACCATCGGCGAGTGGGACCCCGCGATGGACCTGGTGGAGAACTTCCAGGCGCTGGCCCCGCTGCTCAAGCGCCTCGACGCCCGCGAACGCCTGCTGCTCCAGATGCGCTTCGGCCAGGAGATGACCCAGGCCGAGATCGGTGCGGAACTGGGCTACTCCCAGATGCACGTCTCCCGCCTGCTGTCCCGCATCGTCGCCAAGCTCCGCGCGGGCATGCTCACCGAGCGCTGA
- a CDS encoding GH12 family glycosyl hydrolase domain-containing protein: MKSLQQALRSTRRAALAAVAALGLVVGALITLTAAPAAHADTQICTQYGTTTIQGRYVVQNNRWGTSEAQCINVTSTGFQISQADGSVPLNGAPKSYPSIFNGCHYTNCSPGTNLPARLSAIGSAPTSISYSYVGNAVYDAAYDIWLDPTPRTDGVNKTEIMVWFNHVGSVQPVGSKVGTANVAGRSWDVWTGNNGGNDVISFVAPSAIGSWSFDVKAFANETISRGLAQNSWYLTSVQAGFEPWQNGTGLAVSSFSSTVNIGGGSTTGGTTTGGTTTGGSTTGGSTTGGTTTGGTTGGTGSSGCRVTFTPQTWAGGFTANVTVANTGSSAVNGWKLAFTLPSGQTITSAWNASVSPTSGAVTATNLAYNAQIPAGGSQSFGFQGTSSGSSAPPTGFTLNGTSCS; the protein is encoded by the coding sequence ATGAAGTCACTGCAGCAAGCTCTCCGATCCACCCGCAGGGCCGCCCTGGCGGCCGTGGCGGCCCTCGGCCTCGTCGTGGGCGCCCTGATCACCCTGACCGCCGCCCCCGCGGCGCACGCGGACACCCAGATCTGCACGCAGTACGGCACCACCACGATCCAGGGCCGCTACGTCGTGCAGAACAACCGCTGGGGCACGAGCGAGGCCCAGTGCATCAACGTCACGAGCACCGGCTTCCAGATCTCCCAGGCCGACGGATCCGTCCCCCTCAACGGGGCCCCCAAGTCGTATCCGTCGATCTTCAACGGCTGCCACTACACCAACTGCTCACCGGGCACCAACCTGCCCGCCCGGCTCAGCGCGATCGGCAGCGCCCCGACCAGCATCTCCTACTCCTACGTCGGCAACGCGGTCTACGACGCCGCCTACGACATCTGGCTCGACCCGACACCCAGGACGGACGGCGTCAACAAGACCGAGATCATGGTGTGGTTCAACCATGTCGGCTCGGTCCAGCCGGTCGGCTCCAAGGTGGGCACCGCCAACGTGGCCGGGCGCAGTTGGGACGTGTGGACCGGCAACAACGGCGGCAACGACGTCATCTCCTTCGTCGCGCCCTCGGCGATCGGCAGCTGGAGCTTCGACGTCAAGGCCTTCGCCAACGAGACGATCAGCCGGGGCCTGGCCCAGAACTCCTGGTATCTCACCAGCGTCCAGGCCGGTTTCGAGCCCTGGCAGAACGGTACGGGGCTGGCCGTCAGCTCCTTCTCGTCGACGGTGAACATCGGCGGCGGATCGACCACCGGGGGGACGACGACCGGTGGCACGACAACAGGCGGCAGCACGACCGGCGGCAGCACCACCGGCGGTACGACCACGGGCGGCACCACCGGTGGCACCGGCTCGTCCGGCTGCAGGGTGACCTTCACCCCGCAGACCTGGGCCGGCGGCTTCACCGCCAACGTCACAGTGGCGAACACCGGTTCCAGCGCCGTCAACGGCTGGAAGCTGGCCTTCACCCTCCCGTCCGGCCAGACGATCACCAGCGCGTGGAACGCGAGTGTGTCTCCCACCTCCGGCGCCGTCACCGCCACCAACCTCGCCTACAACGCCCAGATCCCGGCCGGCGGCTCCCAGTCCTTCGGCTTCCAGGGCACATCCTCCGGCAGCTCCGCCCCGCCCACCGGCTTTACTCTGAACGGCACTTCCTGCTCCTGA
- a CDS encoding PP2C family protein-serine/threonine phosphatase: MGREGAGLDYAALFTAVPAACLVLDRELTIVTANDAYLEVTGRTVAELTGRSFFEAFPPDPGEPTSQGGASQRKSLASVLATGRTNMLLMHRVALPRPGRKGEFQPRWWNVTNQPLLGADGRVDLIIHRVDDVTAFYRAEQAGVATAPEETQTEAQRGAPRAELFSRAQELQQANVQLQESAALTHDVALTLQQVMLSTPDLAEHPEIAVRYRPAMQGLNACGDWYDVVDLAEGRLGLTVGDVVGHGVGAASVMGMLRSALSAAIRVADGPSGALEALGLYSRSLEGATATTTFACQVFPVSRLLTYSSAGHPPPVLMQADGSFRLLDGATDPPLGVRIEHVPRPQATVEYRTGDILVMYTDGLIERREEDIDVGIGRLVAATRDMRHLPSDELADGLLLAMAAPNGQQDDISLMVTRL, translated from the coding sequence GTGGGACGCGAGGGTGCGGGGCTGGACTACGCGGCCCTCTTCACCGCGGTGCCCGCGGCCTGCCTGGTGCTCGACCGGGAGCTGACGATCGTCACCGCCAACGACGCGTATCTGGAGGTCACCGGGCGGACGGTGGCGGAACTGACCGGGCGCTCCTTCTTCGAGGCCTTCCCGCCAGATCCTGGGGAGCCGACGTCGCAAGGCGGCGCGTCCCAGCGCAAGTCGCTCGCATCCGTGCTGGCCACCGGGCGCACCAACATGCTGCTCATGCACCGCGTCGCCCTCCCCCGGCCCGGCCGGAAGGGCGAGTTCCAGCCACGCTGGTGGAACGTGACGAACCAGCCGCTCCTCGGGGCCGACGGCCGGGTGGACCTGATCATCCACCGGGTCGACGACGTCACCGCCTTCTACCGGGCGGAGCAGGCCGGCGTCGCGACCGCTCCCGAGGAGACGCAGACGGAGGCGCAGCGCGGGGCGCCGCGGGCCGAACTCTTCAGCCGGGCGCAGGAGTTGCAGCAGGCGAACGTCCAGCTGCAGGAGTCGGCGGCCCTCACCCACGACGTGGCGCTCACCCTCCAGCAGGTGATGCTGTCCACCCCCGACCTGGCCGAGCACCCCGAGATCGCGGTGCGCTACCGGCCGGCCATGCAGGGGCTGAACGCCTGCGGTGACTGGTACGACGTGGTGGACCTGGCCGAGGGGCGGCTCGGCCTCACGGTCGGCGACGTGGTGGGGCACGGGGTGGGGGCCGCCAGCGTCATGGGCATGCTGCGCAGCGCGCTCAGCGCCGCCATCCGGGTCGCCGACGGGCCCAGCGGCGCGCTGGAGGCGCTGGGCCTCTACTCGCGCTCGCTGGAGGGCGCGACCGCCACCACGACCTTCGCCTGCCAGGTCTTCCCGGTCAGCCGGCTGCTGACCTACAGCAGCGCCGGCCACCCGCCACCGGTGCTGATGCAGGCCGACGGCAGCTTCCGCCTCCTCGACGGCGCCACCGACCCGCCGCTCGGCGTGCGGATCGAGCACGTCCCCAGGCCGCAGGCCACGGTCGAATACCGCACCGGCGACATCCTGGTGATGTACACCGACGGCCTCATCGAACGCCGCGAGGAGGACATCGACGTGGGTATCGGCCGCCTGGTCGCCGCCACCCGCGACATGCGCCACCTGCCGTCCGACGAACTCGCGGACGGCCTGCTGCTCGCCATGGCCGCTCCCAACGGGCAGCAGGACGACATCTCCTTGATGGTGACCCGGCTCTGA
- a CDS encoding glycoside hydrolase family 16 protein, with protein MRKNALPGVADQDGPPRSRPRGRRTGRRVLPAVLGSLLLLAAGALGLSVTGGSAAAAVPGPPAGWTTVFSDDFNGASGSGLNRANWLYDTGTGYGYPGAATMWGTGEIETATDSTTNVYQDGSGHLVIKPVKDAAGHWTSGRIETQRTDFAAPAGGQLEISASLKQPAPAHGLGYWPAFWAMGADARPVGATNWPGIGELDIMEDVNALSQHSTTFHCGVWAGECHDPDGISSGLQPCSGCQSGFHTYSVVIDRTNTAAEQLRFLLDGTVTYTVNENQVSTATWQAAVDHGFFAIFDVAIGGSYPNKVCGCTSPSADISSGAGMTVDWIAVNRTTSGSTTAGGTSTGTSSGTSSGTSSGTSTGTSSGTSSGTSTGTSTGTSSGSTAGGSTGGATTSPDYTASAASTGSGHVRITFVPTTPAAYVDVHYLVNGAGQQNFRMTNSAGTWTQNLSGLAAGNVVTYWFTYEKNGPQYDTPHFSYTYTG; from the coding sequence ATGAGGAAGAACGCACTCCCCGGTGTCGCCGACCAGGACGGCCCGCCCCGCAGCCGGCCGCGCGGCCGCCGTACCGGCCGGCGCGTCCTGCCGGCCGTCCTCGGCTCGCTGCTGCTGCTCGCCGCCGGCGCGCTGGGGCTGTCGGTCACCGGCGGCTCGGCCGCCGCCGCGGTGCCGGGCCCGCCGGCCGGCTGGACCACCGTCTTCAGCGACGACTTCAACGGCGCCTCGGGCAGCGGCCTCAACCGGGCCAACTGGCTCTACGACACCGGTACCGGCTACGGCTACCCCGGCGCCGCCACGATGTGGGGCACCGGCGAGATCGAGACGGCCACCGACTCGACCACCAACGTCTACCAGGACGGCTCGGGCCACCTGGTGATCAAGCCGGTCAAGGACGCCGCCGGGCACTGGACATCGGGCCGGATCGAGACCCAGCGCACCGACTTCGCCGCCCCGGCCGGCGGGCAGTTGGAGATCAGCGCCTCGCTCAAGCAGCCCGCCCCGGCCCATGGCCTCGGCTACTGGCCCGCGTTCTGGGCGATGGGCGCCGACGCGCGCCCGGTCGGCGCGACCAACTGGCCAGGTATCGGCGAGCTGGACATCATGGAGGACGTCAACGCCCTGAGCCAGCACTCGACCACCTTCCACTGCGGTGTGTGGGCCGGCGAGTGCCACGACCCGGACGGCATCAGCAGTGGCCTGCAGCCGTGCAGCGGCTGCCAGAGCGGCTTCCACACCTACTCGGTGGTCATCGACCGCACCAACACCGCGGCCGAGCAGCTGCGTTTCCTGCTGGACGGCACGGTGACCTACACGGTCAACGAGAACCAGGTCTCCACCGCCACCTGGCAAGCCGCCGTCGACCACGGATTCTTCGCCATCTTCGACGTGGCGATCGGCGGTTCGTACCCCAACAAGGTGTGCGGCTGCACCTCGCCCTCGGCCGACATCAGCTCGGGCGCGGGGATGACGGTCGACTGGATCGCCGTGAACCGGACCACTTCCGGCAGCACCACGGCCGGCGGTACGTCGACGGGTACGTCGTCCGGCACGTCGTCCGGCACCTCTAGTGGCACGTCGACGGGGACCTCGTCCGGGACCTCGTCCGGCACGTCCACGGGGACGTCGACCGGTACGTCGTCCGGCAGCACCGCCGGCGGTTCCACCGGCGGCGCTACGACCTCGCCGGACTACACCGCGAGCGCCGCCTCCACCGGATCGGGCCACGTACGGATCACCTTCGTGCCGACGACGCCCGCCGCGTACGTCGACGTGCACTACCTGGTCAACGGCGCGGGCCAGCAGAACTTCCGCATGACCAACAGCGCGGGCACCTGGACGCAGAACCTCAGCGGCCTCGCGGCGGGCAACGTCGTCACGTACTGGTTCACGTACGAGAAGAACGGCCCGCAGTACGACACCCCGCACTTCAGCTACACCTACACCGGCTAG
- a CDS encoding zinc-binding alcohol dehydrogenase family protein: MHAAVVHAFDAPPRYDTFETPRPRGGHEVLVDVLAAGLHPRVRSGADGSHYTSAGDLPLIPGIDAVGCTAEGELLYFVAPDTAPGTMAEQAVADRRRAVVLPAGTDPVAVAAAMNPGMSSWVALRRRVTLPTDARVLVLGATGNAGRLAVRIARRLGASHVVAAGRDPERLALLPGLGADVTVPLLGGPDEVAERLGRGAADADVVLDYLWGPVTELALRAVLTARSDRTRPLAWIQLGSVAGTDITLPSALLRAADLRIMGSGQGSVSATGIIAELPSLAAHITAGDLAVATVPVPLSKVEDAWHAPVAPGHRVVLTPGA; this comes from the coding sequence ATGCATGCCGCCGTCGTCCATGCCTTCGACGCCCCGCCCCGCTATGACACGTTCGAGACGCCCCGGCCGCGCGGCGGGCACGAGGTGCTGGTCGACGTGCTGGCCGCCGGCTTGCATCCGCGGGTCCGCTCGGGGGCGGACGGCAGCCACTACACCTCGGCCGGGGATCTGCCGCTGATTCCCGGTATCGACGCGGTCGGCTGCACGGCGGAGGGCGAGCTGCTCTACTTCGTCGCCCCGGACACCGCCCCCGGCACGATGGCCGAGCAGGCCGTCGCCGACCGGCGCCGCGCCGTCGTGCTGCCGGCCGGTACCGACCCGGTCGCGGTGGCCGCCGCCATGAACCCGGGCATGTCCTCCTGGGTCGCCCTCCGCCGCCGCGTCACCCTTCCAACGGACGCCCGCGTCCTCGTCCTGGGCGCGACCGGCAACGCGGGCAGGCTGGCCGTCCGGATCGCCAGGCGGCTGGGCGCCTCCCATGTGGTGGCCGCGGGCCGCGACCCCGAACGCCTCGCCCTGCTCCCGGGCTTGGGCGCGGATGTGACCGTCCCGCTGCTCGGCGGGCCCGACGAGGTCGCGGAACGCCTCGGCCGCGGCGCCGCCGACGCCGACGTGGTCCTGGACTACCTGTGGGGCCCGGTCACCGAACTCGCCCTGCGTGCCGTGCTCACCGCCCGCTCCGACCGCACCAGGCCGCTGGCCTGGATCCAGCTCGGGTCGGTGGCCGGTACGGACATCACCCTGCCGTCCGCCCTGCTCCGGGCGGCCGACCTGCGGATCATGGGCAGCGGCCAGGGCTCGGTCAGCGCCACCGGAATCATCGCCGAACTCCCGTCCCTGGCCGCGCACATCACCGCGGGCGACCTGGCGGTCGCCACCGTCCCCGTACCGCTGTCGAAGGTCGAGGACGCCTGGCACGCCCCCGTCGCCCCGGGCCACCGTGTCGTCCTCACCCCGGGTGCCTGA
- a CDS encoding MarR family winged helix-turn-helix transcriptional regulator, translating into MSTDDLPNRNAGPGGREAAGAAPDTVDTLVQLSFLVQGVLTGVASAHDVSLVQLRLFGILRDRTPGMRELAHHLGLDKSSMTGLVARAEKRGLVQRRPSPHDGRGVLVSLTPEGRRLTEVGAAEIAQRLAALTAPLSAEERALLRTLTAKILPA; encoded by the coding sequence ATGAGCACGGATGATCTCCCGAACCGGAACGCGGGCCCGGGGGGACGGGAGGCGGCCGGGGCGGCGCCGGATACCGTCGACACGCTCGTGCAGCTGTCGTTCCTGGTCCAGGGCGTGCTCACCGGCGTGGCGTCCGCGCACGACGTCTCCCTGGTCCAGCTCCGGCTGTTCGGGATCCTGCGCGACCGCACCCCCGGCATGCGCGAACTCGCCCACCATCTCGGCCTGGACAAGTCCTCGATGACCGGCCTGGTCGCCCGCGCCGAGAAGCGCGGCCTGGTGCAGCGGCGCCCGTCACCGCACGACGGCCGCGGCGTCCTGGTCAGCCTCACCCCGGAGGGCCGCCGCCTCACCGAGGTCGGCGCCGCCGAGATCGCACAGCGACTCGCCGCCCTGACGGCCCCGTTGAGCGCCGAGGAGCGCGCGCTCCTCCGCACCCTGACCGCGAAGATCCTCCCCGCCTGA